AAGCGGGCGCGATCGGCCTCGTTCATCAGCAGTGGGCTCGTGGTGTAGGCGGTCGCCTCCTTCAGCGAGGCGCAGCGCCGCACCGAGAGCTTTCGTTCGCCCGACGGACCGGAATAGTGCGCCGAGCCGTTGTCGCCGGAGAAGCGCTCGCCGATATAGGGCTGGTGCATCATGCCGAACACCGGCGTACCTTTGTGCAGCAGCGCGATCAGCGTGCCCCAGATCGGGAAGCCCGCGATGAAGGACTTGGTGCCGTCGATCGGATCGAGCACCCAGACATAGTCGGCGTCCTCGCGCTCATTGCCGAATTCCTCGCCGACGATCCCATGCTGTGGGAAGTTGGACTTGATCAGCCGCCGCATCACGGCTTCCGCGGCGCGGTCGGCTTCGGTGACGGGATCGAAATCGCTGGCGCTCTTGTTGTCGATCGAGAGCGAGGTCCGGAAGAACGGCAGGATGGTTTCGCCGGATGCGGTCGCGAGGCGGCCAATGAAGGCTGTAAAGTCGATGACCGTCACGGCGGGTCCTTCGCAAAGCGCACGGCGCGGGTAGAAATTGACGATGTTCTTGCCTAGCTCAATCCAGCGCGGCGCGCACGATTAACGGAACGTTATCCCATCCTGATGACGCGGCTCCGGACTTTCGAATCGGCTTCGATTTCGAAAGCTTCGCGGTCCTGGCACTGATCACGAAGTTGCGAGTTCTGGTATA
The DNA window shown above is from Bradyrhizobium sp. ISRA464 and carries:
- the hisN gene encoding histidinol-phosphatase, encoding MTVIDFTAFIGRLATASGETILPFFRTSLSIDNKSASDFDPVTEADRAAEAVMRRLIKSNFPQHGIVGEEFGNEREDADYVWVLDPIDGTKSFIAGFPIWGTLIALLHKGTPVFGMMHQPYIGERFSGDNGSAHYSGPSGERKLSVRRCASLKEATAYTTSPLLMNEADRARFGRIEAVARLTRYGGDCYSYCMLAAGHLDLVVETELKPYDIAGLIPIVTGAGGIVTTWEGKPAQAGGRIIAAGDPRVHEAAMKVLNA